The genome window TCTCTTTCCGAAAATATCCCGATTCGCTCGTGCGGTCCCCATAATGGAGAAACGGGGAACCTTCCCCCTCCCGACAAGCAACGCTCGCTATTATAATATACCCCCCGGGGTACACTTCCGGATAACATGCGGGGAGCCCCCCTTAAATTGGTGAAAGACCGGAGATTTCTCGGCGATGCGCATGCCCATCCCACGCCGTGGCACGAGGAGGATAATGGGAGGATACACGGAATAATCCCATGGAGCACAGGCGTGTGTTCTCTTTTCCGCACGAATCCCCCCCACGAGGTGGTGGTGGTACCGTGACACCTCCCCGGCTGGCCCTCGCGCGGGTCGTCCCCCTCTCCATTCTCATCCTCCTCGCCGCGGGCACCTCGTGCGCCTCGCCGACCGTCATTTACTTCAACGCGACCGGGACGACGAACTGGACAGTGCCCGAGGGTGTCACCGCGGTCGATTACCTCGTCGTGGGAGGCGGAGGGGGAGGCGGGACCAACGGGGGCGGGGGTGGCGGTGCCGGCGGCGTCGTCACCGGGGCACTCCTGCCCGTCTCGGGATCCGTCACGGTCGTGGTGGGTGCAGGGGGAGCCGGTTCCACGAGCAGCAATGCGCCCGGCCAGAACGGGATGAACTCGTCCTTTGGCACCATCGTCGCGCGGGGTGGAGGCGGTGGCGGGAGCGGGAACAGCGTGAAAGGGCTCTCGGGCGGCTCGGGCGGCGGTGCTTCCGCGACCGGGATCCCGGGCGCGGGGATTTCCGGCCAGGGGAACTGGGGGGGATACGGGGACACCCCCGGGGGGAGCCAGAGGTACTGGGGTGGCGGCGGCGGCGGTGCAGGTTCCGCCGGGGGGAATGCCACGAAGAACGCGAACGGAGGAGCGGGTGGTGATGGCATCGTCTCGTCCATTACCGGCGTGGCCCTCGCGTACGGGGGCGGGGGCGGCGGCGGGGGAGACTCGGGTATCGGGGGAACCGGGGGGACCGGTGGCGGCGGCACCGGGGGAATCGGTGCCAATCCCGGGAGCGATGGCCTGCCAAACACCGGGGGAGGTGGCGGCGGCGGCGGGACCACCGGCAGGGGTGGCGCGGGGGGTTCCGGCGTCGTTATCATCCGCTACGTCCTCCCCGCGGTCACGAACCTCACGCCCGCGGAAGGGCCGCTGGAGGGGGGCACGAACGTCACGATCACCGGCTCGGGGTTCACCGGGGTGACGGCGGTCAGGTTCGGTTCAACCCCCGCTCCCTCCTACACCCTCGTTTCCGACTCCACGATTTTCGCCACGTCACCCCCCGGCAGTGTGCCGGGCACCGTCAACGTCACCGTCACCACGCCCTACGGGACCAGCATTCCGGGTCCCGGGAGCCAGTTCACCTACGCGGTTGCGCACCTCGAGATCGACGTCAACGGGACGATAAGCAACTGGACCCTCAGCATCGGCGAGAACATCGATGCGACCAGCCTCACCCTGAAAGTGATATCCACGCACGGCTGGTCCGTCTCGGTCTACGACGCCCTCGACCTCGGGAAACCCGCGTCGACCGCGGGGCACATGGCAGAGTTCAACGGATTTTCGTACAATTCCTCGGGCAGGATGCTCTCCCGGCCGGTCCAGCTGAAGGACGCGAATGCGACGTCGTTCGTCACCCTGACAGGCGTCCCGCAACAGTACCTCTCAGGGGGCGCGACCCCCGCGGGGGGCACGGTCTACCCCGTCGTGGTGCGGCAGGAAGTCGAGTACGAGGACCACAGGCTCACCCCCCCGTCGGTGTACCAGGTCATCGTGACCTTTGTCGGGACGACCCTCTAGGTGCGCGATGGAATCCGGAACCGGTATCCGAGGAGCGGGTGAACCGGGGCGTGATCGCCCGTCCCGGCGGGAAAGGCGGATCCTCCGGAGGAGCCTTCCCGCGTGCATCCTCATTGCCGCGTGCGCGGGGCTCCTCCTCGCGGGGACACCCGTCCTCTCCGGGCCGGTCGACGTCGCTAAGATCGAAGCGAACATCGCACCGCTCCGGATCGCCCATATCGCGGTCGACGAGATCTCCCCCTCCGGGGCACGTATATCGTGGGTGACAGACAATCCCTCGGACTCGTGGGTGTACTACGACACCACGAGCCACCGGAACCCGGAGGAGTACGCGTGGCACGCGGGGACAGAGGTCCTCTCGGTCACGCACCAGGTCACCTTGTCCCGGTTGAATCCCGCCACGCTGTACTATTACCGCGTCGTCTCCCGCGGGCCAGGGGGAATCGTGGTCGTGTCCGGCGAACGGGTCTTCCGGACACTCACCCTCCCCCCCGCGGGAGGGGGCGGGGGTGGCGGGGGAGCCTACGGGGGCATTTTCTCCGTGATTCCCTTCGCCCCGCCGACCACCGCGGTGCCGAGCCCTCCCGCGACTCCCCCCCCACTCCCCCCGCCGGGTGAAACGGGAGCCGGGAATATCACCGGTGATAACTGGTCTCCCGGGATTCCCCCCCAACCCACCGGGACGCCGTGCGCGGCTATCACCGGGGGAGGTCCCCTCCCCCCTCCCCCCTGCCTCGCGTGGATCCTCGTCGCGGGCGTAATCTCCCTTGGACTCGTCCTGCTCCTGCTCTTTTCCAGGCGGAGGAAGGAGGAGGGTAATTGACTGCCCTCCCCCGCATCTCAATTTTTTAAATGTCTCTCCTCGCCTAAAATTGTCTCACAGGGGGAATTTATCCATATATTTAAATAAGATGACTAGCGAAGGTGTAATTGTCCGAGAAAAGGTGGCTGGAACACTATGAAGGTGAATCCATTTGCTGTACTCGTGGCTCTCGTCATGGTGGCGGGACTCGGGATGGTTGCATCCGCGGCGTATTCCAACGATACTGCCCTCATCCAGTCGAACCCGACAGAAGGCCTGGTCCTCGACGTGGTGGGGAACATCACGTCCTGGGACCTCTCCAACATCGGGGACAACGTCGATTCGACGAGCATCTACCTGCACATCAGGTCGAATACCAACTGGATGATCCAGGTGGTCGATAACCTCGACGAGGGGAAACCCGCGGAATCTGCCGGTCACATGGCAGAGTACACAGGCCTCGCATACAACACGACGGACGGGGGCAGGTACCTGTTCTATCCCCTCCAGTTGAAAGCCGACCCGTATGACATCTACGTCGACTTGTCGGGAACTCCCCAGCTCCTCAAGCAGGGCGCCCCGACCCCGCCGGGGGTTCCCGTCGGGGGACTGTACTACAACCTCACCGTGAACCAGAGGATGAGACTCGCCGACCAGAGACTGACGCCACCCAGCGTGTACCGGATAATCGTAACCTTTATCGCGTCGAATCTGTAAAAGGACACCTATGACGGTGTCCTTTTCCGGGGAAAGGAGCGTGGCTCCTTCCCTCTCCCGGTTCTTTTGCATAATCACCATCCTCGCGGGACTCCTCGCCCTCTCTCCCGTGTCGGCACTGGGAGTGACCGGCTCGAAATTCATGGCGACCATGCCCCCCGGTTCGACGACCACCCACGCGATAACCCTCACCATCGAGGAGGGCGCCGAACCCCTCGACGTGCAGGCCGAGGTCATGGGATTTTCCAACAGCCCCGACGGTTCCTACTTCCCGGTGAGTCCCGCGGAGGACACGAGCCCTTACTCCGCGCGGACGTACATTACACTCGATAGGTCGTGGGTCCACCTCACGCCCGGGACTCCTGAAACGATCACGGCAACAATCACCGTCCCGGAGAACGCGGGTTCCGGCGGCCGGTACGCGATGATCTACGTGCACACCCTCCTTTCGGGGCAGAGGTCTTTTGGCTTCCTGACGGGGGTCACGATACCCGTGATGATCACGATCGCCGG of Methanolinea sp. contains these proteins:
- a CDS encoding IPT/TIG domain-containing protein, with the translated sequence MTPPRLALARVVPLSILILLAAGTSCASPTVIYFNATGTTNWTVPEGVTAVDYLVVGGGGGGGTNGGGGGGAGGVVTGALLPVSGSVTVVVGAGGAGSTSSNAPGQNGMNSSFGTIVARGGGGGGSGNSVKGLSGGSGGGASATGIPGAGISGQGNWGGYGDTPGGSQRYWGGGGGGAGSAGGNATKNANGGAGGDGIVSSITGVALAYGGGGGGGGDSGIGGTGGTGGGGTGGIGANPGSDGLPNTGGGGGGGGTTGRGGAGGSGVVIIRYVLPAVTNLTPAEGPLEGGTNVTITGSGFTGVTAVRFGSTPAPSYTLVSDSTIFATSPPGSVPGTVNVTVTTPYGTSIPGPGSQFTYAVAHLEIDVNGTISNWTLSIGENIDATSLTLKVISTHGWSVSVYDALDLGKPASTAGHMAEFNGFSYNSSGRMLSRPVQLKDANATSFVTLTGVPQQYLSGGATPAGGTVYPVVVRQEVEYEDHRLTPPSVYQVIVTFVGTTL
- a CDS encoding fibronectin type III domain-containing protein, whose protein sequence is MESGTGIRGAGEPGRDRPSRRERRILRRSLPACILIAACAGLLLAGTPVLSGPVDVAKIEANIAPLRIAHIAVDEISPSGARISWVTDNPSDSWVYYDTTSHRNPEEYAWHAGTEVLSVTHQVTLSRLNPATLYYYRVVSRGPGGIVVVSGERVFRTLTLPPAGGGGGGGGAYGGIFSVIPFAPPTTAVPSPPATPPPLPPPGETGAGNITGDNWSPGIPPQPTGTPCAAITGGGPLPPPPCLAWILVAGVISLGLVLLLLFSRRRKEEGN